Below is a window of Halomicrobium mukohataei DSM 12286 DNA.
TGTGGCGCGATGGGCGAGATCGAGGACATCCCCGAGGAGTGTCCCGACTGCGGTGCGCCAAAGGAGGACATCTACTACTGGACGGAGGATTAGGGGGCGGCCCGAGGGAACGAGGACCGGTCCGCGGAACAGACGAACGGCGACCGCGGGGAGCCAGCGCCCTGCGGACGGCGACCTGTCGCCCCCGCTACGAGACGCCTTCGAGTCGCTCCCGCAGCGACGACGGCAGCGACGACTCGACGGCCTCAATCGCCTCGTCGGGCATGGCGAACGTGAACCGTTCGTCGCGCCGCGTGACGATCGCGAGTCCGTCGGCGTCTCGAACCACCAGCGTGCGGATCTCCGGGGACACGTCTGCCAGCGCGTCGAAGGTGTCGCCGGTCAGTGGAACCGATCCGGTGGTCTCCTCGTGGCCGACCGCCACGTCCGAGTGGGCAGCCAGATCGGCCAGCGCGTGGCGGACGCGGTCGCGGTCGTCGCGTCGGCCGGACCCCACGCGGACGGTGGCCGCGGCCGGTGATCGGGGGCTCTCGTCGAGCACCGTCGCCAGCAGCTCGATCGACGCCAGTTCCGGTGCCGTCGCCGGGACGACGAGACGGTACCGCGGCGTCTCGGCCGGCCACTCGGCGTCGTCGAGGGGCTCGTCGGAAGCGGATCCGTCGGTCATACCCGTCGTTGGCGACGGCGCGGCAAGTGGGTGGTGATCCCCGTCGCGTTTTTCAGCACCCGCGACGGAGTGGGCGCATGGAGATCGTCGTCTTCGGAGCGGGCAGTCTCGGCAGTCTGATCGGGGGGCTGCTGGCACGCAGCCACGACGTGACTCTGGTCGGGCGCGAGCCACACGTCGGGACGGTCGAGCGGTCGGGGCTGGCGATCGAGGGCGCGATCGACGCGCACGTGAGGCCGGCCGCGGGGACTACATCGCCCGCCGCGGCAGACCTCGCCGTCGTGACGGTCACGGCCGGCGACACCGACGCCGCCGCCGCGGCGCTCTCTGACACGGCACTCGACGCCTGCCTCTCGCTGCAAAACGGCATGGGCAACGAGGCGACGCTCGCCGAGCGACTGGGCTGTCCCGTCCTCGCGGGCACCTGCACCTACGGCGCACGCCTGACCGAGCCCGGCGTGGTCGCGTGTACCGGCGTCGGCGAGGTCGTGCTGGGTCCCCGCGAGGGCGGCCGCTCCGAGCCGGCCGACCGCGCTGGGGCGGCGTTTACCGACGCCGGTGTCGAGACCACCGTCGCCGACGACATGCCGCGACGGCTCTGGGAGAAGCTGGCGGTCAACGCCGGAATCAACGCCACGACGGCGCTGGCCCGCGTCCCCAACGGCGCGCTCGTCGACGGTCCGGCACGGCGGGTCGCCGAGCGCGCTGCACGGGAAACGGCGGCCGTGGCCCGCGAACACGGCGTCGATCTGCCGGACGAGCGGGCCGCCCAGATAGCGATGCAGGTGGCTACGGACACCGCCGCGAACCGCTCCTCGATGTTGCAGGACGTGGCCGACGGACGACAGACCGAGATCGACGCGATCAGCGGCTACGTCGTAGAGCGGTCTGGGGGTGTGGCGGTCCCCGTCAACGAGACGCTGACCGCGCTCGTGCGGGCGTGGGAAGACGAGAACAGTACGGGACGACGCTATAGTAGCCATTGAAAATCAATGCACACCCGATCGCACGACGGCAGTGCGATCGGTGTGTCAATCGTTTCAATTGTTACTATAGCTCCGACGGAGCACGAACACCGCGGCCGCGCCGCCCACGAGGAGCGCGAAGACGTAGCTCGCGACCCGGTAGAGAATCGAGATGGCGGTTGCTCCGTCGCTGGCGATCGGCGTGAGCGCGACGATCAGAATCACCAGGAACGCCTCGACCGCGCCCGAGCCTCCCGGCGAGGGCGCGAGTCCGCCCAGCGTGCTCGCGGGGACGATGAAGAAGACGAGCAAGAGCGGGATCGCCGCGTCGCCGACGGCCATCGCGACGAAGTACAGCGGGAGCGCGAAGAAGATCCAGCCGACGTACGAGTAGCCAAGTGCCCGCACGAGCGCTCTCCGGTCCGTCGCGATCCGATTGAAGGCCTCGTCCAGTTCCGCAAGGCGGCTCCGGAGCCCGTCGACGGTCAGGCGCGGCAGGAGCCGGACGATCGGGACCACGACGCTGGCACCGACTCGTCGCAGGGACAGCCGGTAGCGCCAGCCGACCGCCGCGAGCACCGGGACTCCCAGCGCGACGGCGAACAGCGCCACAGCGAGTGGCTCCAGCACTGCCGGCAGCGACGACTGGTAGAGCAGGGCCGCAAAGCCCACCCCGGAGAAGGTGACGAACGGAAAGAGGTTCAGCAGGTCCGCCGTGACGACCGAGGCCAGCGCGTCCTCGTAGCTGGCGTCCGTGTCTCGCGAGAGGACGTAGGCGATGAAGGGCTCGCCCCCGGCCTGGCCCAGGGGCGTCACGTAGTTGGCGAACGTCGCGGCGTAGTAGGTCACGACCAGTCGGCGAAACGACTCGCGGACGCCGGCCACGTCCAGGACGATCTGCCAGGCTTTCCCCCAGAACGTGAGACAGAGCAGCGTCGAGAGACAGCCCATCGCCAGCCAGCGCAGGTCCGCCGTCGCCAGCCGATCGAGGACGTTGCGCGTCCCGACGAACTCGACCAGCACGGAGAGAACGAGGCCGGCGACGGCGAACCCCAGGACGATCTGGACGACTGTCCGACGGTCGAACAGGTCACCGATCCCGCCTGCGTCGTCGCTCACGATCAGTCGATGTAGCCCAGGTCTTTCAGGCGATCCTTCGCGTCGTCGTCCATCGAGTCCAGCACCTCGCCGTCGGTGCCGTCGGCCTCGTCGGGCCAGTCGGCGTCGACGCGGTCGACGAAGTCGGAGAGCTCCGCTTCGAGGTCGACCAGCAGTTCGTCGTCACTGCCCGCACGGTCCTCGGTCTCGCCGGGGTCGCTGTCGATCCGGTACGCCTCGTCCGGGATGCGCGTACAGTGGATGTACTTGCCCTCGGGCGAACGGGCCGCGCCCATCCGAGAGTAGAACCGCGAGTCCGTCTCCAGGGCGATGCCGGCCGCGCTGGCTTTCCCCTCCAGCTGGCGGAGCTCGACGACCGGCTGGTGGTACTCGACGAAGCCCACGTCACCGCGGGGGCCGTGTGCGCCCGCACCGTTCGAGGCCGTCCCGGCGAACTCGCGATACTCCGTCGAGAGCAGGGAGCGAGCGGGATCGAGCGAGACGCCGTCGCCCGCGACGCCGGTCGCGTCCAGCACGGAGTGATACAGGTCGACGAGTTCGACGACCGTCTCGTCGTCGCGTTCGGGCTCGATCTCGGGGTGCTTGACCATGCAGGGGACGTTCACCAGCGGATCGTAGATGCAGAACTCGTGGCCGTAGAGGCCGTGTTCGCCGTGCAGTTCGCCGTGGTCGGCCGCTACGACGACCATCGTCTCGTCCCACTGGCCGGTCTCCTTGAGGTGGGTAAAGAGCCGGTCGAGCTGGTCGTCGATGTGGCGGATCTCGGCGTCGTACAGCCCCTCGATGTCGTCCCACTCCGCGTCGTCGATGTCGCGAGCGCCGCAGTTGAACTCCTTGGAGTTCTGGCACACCTCGGCCGAGTCGACGCCGGGCGCGAACTGCTCGACGTACTCCTCGGGCGGGTGGTAGGGGAGGTGGGCGTCCATCAGGTTGATGAACGTGAAGAAGTTCTCCGAGTCGTCGATGAAGTCCATCGTCTTGTCGATCACGGCGGGGGTCTTCGTGTCGCCCCCGCCCTCGGAGGCGAAGTACTCGTGGAACTTGTTGCCCAGCTGGACCATCCGATCGGCGACGCCCCGCAGGGTGTCGCTGTCGTTCATCGTCTGCCAGATCCGGGCCAGCGGCCCCGAGAGGAGTTCGCTGGGCATGATCTGGAAGAAGTTGTCGTGGTCGTCGAACCCCGCGGTGAGGTTCGTGTAGGGCGTGATCCAGGCGTTCGAGGAGTAACAGGCCGTGTCGTAGCCGGCCGCCGACAGCGACTCGGCCAGCGTGGTCGCCCCGTCGAGATAGGGGTCCTCCTGTGTGGCCTCGTGTTCGGAGGGGTACAGCCCCGTAAACAGGGAGGCGTGGACCGGCAGGGTCCAGGGGGCCGGCGCAACGGCGTGTTCGAAGACCGCCGCTTCCTCGGCGAACGCCTCCAGGGTCGGAGTCGTCGGCTCGTCGTACCCGTACGCCGAGAGGTGGTCCTTGCGGACCGTATCGAGCACGACGAAGAGCACGTTCGTCCCGTCCGCACCAGTCATACTGAGTACGGCATCGTCCACGAGTTTAAAGACCGCGTTTCGCGGCTCTGGGTGGCCTCCGAGCGAGCCGGCCGCCCGACCCGCTGCTCATACTGCCGGCTGTAACTTCGTGAAGGTCTTCGCTACCCCGGGGTGGTGAAATCGCTCACAGATTTACAGCCGGTAGTCTCAGTTGCTGTAACGTCACAGCCCGCAGCGTCACTCGCGGTGACTCGGCGCGGCCGCCTCGACCGCCGTCGTCGCCAGTGTCTCGAAGTCGGCGGTGTCGGGAACGACGTCGACGTCGATGCCCGCGTCCGTGGCCGTCTGTCGGGTCGGCTCGCCGATCGCGCCGACGACGGCGTCGTTCAGCCCCTCGACAGCGTCCGCTCGAATTCCTCGCTCGTCGGCCGCAGCGAGGAAGTGTCGAACGGTCAGCGAGGAGGTGAACAGTGCGGCGTCGAGGTCGCCGGCCGCCGCACGCTCCGTCGACGCTCCGGCCCCCTCTGGCCGGACGAGTCGGTAGAGGATCGTCTCGTGGACGTACGCGCCGGCCGCTTCCAGTCCGTCGGTCAGGACCGCCGAGCCGTGATCCGAGCGCGCCACCTCGACGCGCGCGCCGTCGACGCTCTCTTCGAGCGCGGCGACCAGTCCGGTCGAGGAGTACTCCTCGGGCACCAGATCGACCGCGTAGCCGGCGTCTTCGAGCACGTCTGCGGTCGGCCGGCCGATCGCACAGACTGTCGCGTCGCCGGGGTCCCACCCGGCCTCTGTGGCCAGTTCGACGCCGGTCTTGCTCGTGAGGACGACGTAGTCCGCGTCGGATCGGGGCGTCGCCCCGGTCGCCTCGACGGCGAGCATCGGGTCCGGGACCGGGTCGGCACCGAGCGACTCCAGCAACTCGACGGCCTGGGTGGTCCGCTCGTCGTCGGGGCGGAACACGGCGACGCTGAGCCGCGGTTCCTCACGCATCGCCGTCACCGCCGTCGTCGACCGCCTCGTTCTCCGGCTCCCGATCGGCTCCGACGAGGAACTCCAGGACGTCCGCGCGCGTCGCCGCTACGTCGCCGATGACGGTGATCGCTGGCGGCTCGATGCCGGCCGCGTCGCGGGCGGAGACGATACTGTCGAGGGTCCCCGTCGCGACCTGCTGGCCCGGCCACGTCGCGCGCTCGATCAGCGCGACCGGTGTCTCGGGGTCCATGCCGGCCTCGCGGAGCGCGGCCGTGTAGTCGGGCAGCTTGCCGACGCCCATCAGCACGACGATGGTGCCGCCGGTCGCGGCGAGTGCCGCCCAGTCGACGGCCGACTCCGCTTTCGTGGGGTCTTCGTGGCCGGTGACGAACGACACCGACGACGCGTGGTCGCGGTGGGTGACCGGGATGCCGGCGGCCGCCGGACCGGCGACGGCCGACGTGATTCCGGGGACGATCTCGACCGGAACGCCGTGCCGTGCGAGGTGGACGAGCTCCTCGCCGCCGCGGCCAAACACCGTGGGATCCCCGCCCTTGAGCCGCACCACGTCCTTGCCCTCGCGGGCCAGCTCCACGAGGCGACGGTTCGTGTACTCCTGGGGCGTCCACTCGCCGCCCGCGCGCTTGCCCACGTCCTCGCGTTTCGCCTCGGGGATCATGCCGATGATCTCCGGACCGGGGAGCTTGTCGTGTAACACCACGTCGGCCGTTTCGAGCAGTCGCTTGGCCTTCACCGTCAGCAGTTCCGGATCGCCGGGGCCGGAGCCGACGAGGTGGACCGTCCCGGTCGCTTCGCCCTCGCCCGTGTCGTCGCTCATTCGTCGCCGGCTCCCTGGGCCGTCGCCGCGTCGCCGCCCTCGCCCGCTCGCTTGGCTTGCTCGATGAGGTCTGCTCCACCCTGTTCCGCCAGATCGGCGGCGAACGCTCGCGCGTCGTCGACGTGGCGATCCGCCGAGAGGTCACGCGTGGCGGCGACCTCCCGCTCGCCCGCCTGGTCGAGGACGCGCACGGTCGTCCGGATCACGCTGCCCTGCAAGATCGCGTGGACGCCCAGCGGTGCGACACACCCCCCGCCCAGCTCGTCGAGGACGGTCCGCTCGACGGTCGTCTCCGCCCGCGAGCGCGGGTGGTCGAGGGCGTCGTTGAGTTCCCGTGCGAACTCGTCGTCGGTCGCGGTGACCGCCAGCGCCCCCTGGCCGGGCGCGGGGACGAACGTCCCGGTCGGGAGCGACTGGTACTCGACGTGGTGGAGCAGTCCGGCCCGTTCCAGGCCCGCGCGAGCGAGGACGACGGCGTCGTACGCCGTCTCGACCTCGCGGCCCAGCGCCTGCCGTTCGATCTCGGTGAGCCCGTCGAACCACGTCTCTACGTCCTGCTCGTACGGGAATTCGTACTCCTCGTCGTCGACCTTCTCTTTTTGCTCTTTCTCGGCCTCGCTGCGCTCCTCGTGTTCGGACTGGAGGGTCGGCGCGAGCAGCTTCTCGATGCGCGTGTCGACGTTGCCACGGAGCGGTTGCACGTCGAGATCCGGTCGCTCGGCCAGCAGCTGGGCCTTTCGACGGAGGCTCGACGTGCCGACGGTCGCGCCGTCGGGCAGCTCATCGACGGTGGCTCCGTCCGGCGTCACCAGCACGTCGTCGGGTGATTCCCGCTGGGGCACGCCAGCGACGACCAGCTCCTCGGGCTGTTCGGTCGGCACGTCTTTCATCGAGTGGACGGCGGCGTCGACCTCGCCGTCGACGACCTGTTCGTCGAGGCTGCGGACGAACGCGCCGGTCTTGCCCAGCCGGTGGATCAGTTCGTCCCGGATCTGATCGCCTGTCGTCTCTACCTCGACGATCTCGACCGTGTACCCCCGCGCTTCGAGCGTCTCGGTGACGGTCGCGGCCTGACGCAGGGCCAGGTCCGAGCCCCGCGTCGCCAGTCGCACCGTCGTCGCTGTAGTCATACACGGTGGTCGTCGGCCAGCGTAGAAAAGCCCACCACTTTCGTCGCTCTCGGCGAACGCGCCCCACGCGATCCCGGCCCGCCGATCACCACGGCTCGTCTTTCAGCCCCAGCGCGTACGCGATGCCGTTGGTGACGACGTGCAAGAGCGGCGTGATCACGACGACTGCGACCAGTACTGACGGCCGAAACGTCGCCAGCGCCCACTCGGGTGCGAACAGCGTCGCCAGTGCGAGCGCCCCGACGACGAAGTCGAGCTGGTCGAGCCCCGGGAACGCCGCCCCGCGTTCGCGACCGGTGCGACGCTTGAGGAACGAAGCGCCGATGTCGCCGACCATCGCACCGAGTGCCAGCCCCAGGCCGGCCACCACCGGGAACGGGTCGGCGACGACCCCCAGCGTCGCGGCGACCGGCTCGTAGACGGCGTTGAGCGCCAGCGCCAGCGCCGTCCCCGCGAGCGTTCCGGCAGCGGTCCCGCGCCAGGTCTTCCCGTCGCCGAGGAGTCGCCGGCCCCCCCAGCTCCGTCCCCCGTCGATCGGCCGTCCCCCTCCGGCGAGGACGGCCGCGTTGTTGGGGACGTACGCCGGTAGCATCGCCCACAGCGCCGTCGCCACGATCGCGAGTACGTCCATGTCGCGGTGCTGTCCCGCGGGCGGCTTAACGTCGGCGACTCCCCGCGGCACCTGACCGGCCACGCCGCGGAACAGATCTCCTCGGTGACAAACCTCATAGGTAGGCGGGTCTTACCGGCAGACGATGATTCCGCCACTGGCCCGGCGGTTCGTCGCGGGTGAGACGACCGCCGGAGCACTGGAGCACGCGCGACAGTGCAACGAGGAGGGGATCGGCGTCATCCTGAACCAGCTGGGTGAACACTACGACCGTCGCGAACCGGCCAAGGAGGCCGCCGCGACCTACGAGTCCCTCGTCGAGGAGATCGATCTGGCGGGGCTGCGCGCCTGCCTCTCGATCAAGCCCTCTCAGCTGGGTCTCGACGTGAGCGAGCAGCTCTTCGAGTCGAACCTCGACAGCGTCGTCACGCACGCCGCGGCCCGCGACGTGTTCGTCTGGATCGACATGGAGGACCACGAGACGACGGACGCGACGCTCGACGCCTTCGAGCGACTCGCCCGCCAGACCGACGGCGGCGTCGGGCTCTGCGTGCAGGCGAACCTCCGACGGACGCCCGACGACCTCGAACGGCTGGCCGATCTGCCGGGGAAGATCCGGCTCGTCAAGGGCGCGTACGATCCGCCGCCGTCGATCGCGCTCCAGGACAAGGCCGAGATCAATCAGGCCTACCGCGACCAGTTGCGATACCTCTTCGAGCACTTCCAGGGCGAGGTCGCCGTCGGCAGCCACGACCCGGAGATGATCGACCTCGCCGCGTCGCTGCACGACGAGTACGGGACGCCGTACGAGGTCCAGATGCTGATGGGCGTTCGCGACGACGCCCAGCGCTCGCTGGCGACGGACTGCGAGGTCTGGCAGTACGCTCCCTACGGCGGCGAG
It encodes the following:
- a CDS encoding ketopantoate reductase family protein yields the protein MEIVVFGAGSLGSLIGGLLARSHDVTLVGREPHVGTVERSGLAIEGAIDAHVRPAAGTTSPAAADLAVVTVTAGDTDAAAAALSDTALDACLSLQNGMGNEATLAERLGCPVLAGTCTYGARLTEPGVVACTGVGEVVLGPREGGRSEPADRAGAAFTDAGVETTVADDMPRRLWEKLAVNAGINATTALARVPNGALVDGPARRVAERAARETAAVAREHGVDLPDERAAQIAMQVATDTAANRSSMLQDVADGRQTEIDAISGYVVERSGGVAVPVNETLTALVRAWEDENSTGRRYSSH
- a CDS encoding lysylphosphatidylglycerol synthase transmembrane domain-containing protein, translating into MSDDAGGIGDLFDRRTVVQIVLGFAVAGLVLSVLVEFVGTRNVLDRLATADLRWLAMGCLSTLLCLTFWGKAWQIVLDVAGVRESFRRLVVTYYAATFANYVTPLGQAGGEPFIAYVLSRDTDASYEDALASVVTADLLNLFPFVTFSGVGFAALLYQSSLPAVLEPLAVALFAVALGVPVLAAVGWRYRLSLRRVGASVVVPIVRLLPRLTVDGLRSRLAELDEAFNRIATDRRALVRALGYSYVGWIFFALPLYFVAMAVGDAAIPLLLVFFIVPASTLGGLAPSPGGSGAVEAFLVILIVALTPIASDGATAISILYRVASYVFALLVGGAAAVFVLRRSYSNN
- a CDS encoding sulfatase, producing the protein MTGADGTNVLFVVLDTVRKDHLSAYGYDEPTTPTLEAFAEEAAVFEHAVAPAPWTLPVHASLFTGLYPSEHEATQEDPYLDGATTLAESLSAAGYDTACYSSNAWITPYTNLTAGFDDHDNFFQIMPSELLSGPLARIWQTMNDSDTLRGVADRMVQLGNKFHEYFASEGGGDTKTPAVIDKTMDFIDDSENFFTFINLMDAHLPYHPPEEYVEQFAPGVDSAEVCQNSKEFNCGARDIDDAEWDDIEGLYDAEIRHIDDQLDRLFTHLKETGQWDETMVVVAADHGELHGEHGLYGHEFCIYDPLVNVPCMVKHPEIEPERDDETVVELVDLYHSVLDATGVAGDGVSLDPARSLLSTEYREFAGTASNGAGAHGPRGDVGFVEYHQPVVELRQLEGKASAAGIALETDSRFYSRMGAARSPEGKYIHCTRIPDEAYRIDSDPGETEDRAGSDDELLVDLEAELSDFVDRVDADWPDEADGTDGEVLDSMDDDAKDRLKDLGYID
- a CDS encoding uroporphyrinogen-III synthase; this translates as MREEPRLSVAVFRPDDERTTQAVELLESLGADPVPDPMLAVEATGATPRSDADYVVLTSKTGVELATEAGWDPGDATVCAIGRPTADVLEDAGYAVDLVPEEYSSTGLVAALEESVDGARVEVARSDHGSAVLTDGLEAAGAYVHETILYRLVRPEGAGASTERAAAGDLDAALFTSSLTVRHFLAAADERGIRADAVEGLNDAVVGAIGEPTRQTATDAGIDVDVVPDTADFETLATTAVEAAAPSHRE
- the cobA gene encoding uroporphyrinogen-III C-methyltransferase → MSDDTGEGEATGTVHLVGSGPGDPELLTVKAKRLLETADVVLHDKLPGPEIIGMIPEAKREDVGKRAGGEWTPQEYTNRRLVELAREGKDVVRLKGGDPTVFGRGGEELVHLARHGVPVEIVPGITSAVAGPAAAGIPVTHRDHASSVSFVTGHEDPTKAESAVDWAALAATGGTIVVLMGVGKLPDYTAALREAGMDPETPVALIERATWPGQQVATGTLDSIVSARDAAGIEPPAITVIGDVAATRADVLEFLVGADREPENEAVDDGGDGDA
- the hemC gene encoding hydroxymethylbilane synthase, with translation MTTATTVRLATRGSDLALRQAATVTETLEARGYTVEIVEVETTGDQIRDELIHRLGKTGAFVRSLDEQVVDGEVDAAVHSMKDVPTEQPEELVVAGVPQRESPDDVLVTPDGATVDELPDGATVGTSSLRRKAQLLAERPDLDVQPLRGNVDTRIEKLLAPTLQSEHEERSEAEKEQKEKVDDEEYEFPYEQDVETWFDGLTEIERQALGREVETAYDAVVLARAGLERAGLLHHVEYQSLPTGTFVPAPGQGALAVTATDDEFARELNDALDHPRSRAETTVERTVLDELGGGCVAPLGVHAILQGSVIRTTVRVLDQAGEREVAATRDLSADRHVDDARAFAADLAEQGGADLIEQAKRAGEGGDAATAQGAGDE
- a CDS encoding CDP-2,3-bis-(O-geranylgeranyl)-sn-glycerol synthase, producing the protein MDVLAIVATALWAMLPAYVPNNAAVLAGGGRPIDGGRSWGGRRLLGDGKTWRGTAAGTLAGTALALALNAVYEPVAATLGVVADPFPVVAGLGLALGAMVGDIGASFLKRRTGRERGAAFPGLDQLDFVVGALALATLFAPEWALATFRPSVLVAVVVITPLLHVVTNGIAYALGLKDEPW
- a CDS encoding proline dehydrogenase family protein; translated protein: MIPPLARRFVAGETTAGALEHARQCNEEGIGVILNQLGEHYDRREPAKEAAATYESLVEEIDLAGLRACLSIKPSQLGLDVSEQLFESNLDSVVTHAAARDVFVWIDMEDHETTDATLDAFERLARQTDGGVGLCVQANLRRTPDDLERLADLPGKIRLVKGAYDPPPSIALQDKAEINQAYRDQLRYLFEHFQGEVAVGSHDPEMIDLAASLHDEYGTPYEVQMLMGVRDDAQRSLATDCEVWQYAPYGGEWLAYFYRRVAERKENALFALRAILS